From the genome of Pirellulales bacterium, one region includes:
- a CDS encoding S41 family peptidase, protein MSRRNFLVIFAVAMVSFACYQVTDHNPYGRYLSDIINKIDRMYYKPVPREKLFDSAVTGMLQELDEHSEFFGPEEARGFLSLIDQRYGGVGIVVDPSSKPLTVMSTMVGSPAYKADILTGDQLLKIDGKSIAGLNSERVTDKIRGPIGTTVRLTLQRASKPAPFDIALERAEIKVDSVLGDTRNADDSWNFHLEGHPEIGYIRIRTFGDHTVEELKAALATLDPVKLKGLIVDLRFNGGGRLDAAVDVCGEFIPSGKTVVTTRGRDGRIQTDDRSTGPGTYTGFPMVVLVNSMSASASEIVAACLQDYHRAAIAGQRSYGKGTVQKVLPVEGNQGVLKLTTATYWRPSNKNIHRDKDAKETDEWGVMPDEGLAVPLSKEQTATMITKRTERDVVHRAQPHAAGAYVDPQLQRAIEYLEKHETVAAKD, encoded by the coding sequence ATGTCGCGTCGCAATTTCCTAGTCATCTTCGCCGTGGCGATGGTCTCGTTCGCCTGTTATCAGGTGACGGATCACAATCCATACGGCCGCTATTTGTCAGACATCATCAACAAGATCGACCGGATGTATTACAAGCCGGTCCCGCGCGAGAAGCTGTTCGATTCGGCCGTGACGGGGATGCTCCAGGAACTCGACGAGCATTCCGAGTTCTTCGGTCCCGAGGAAGCCCGCGGATTTCTCTCGCTGATCGATCAGCGGTACGGCGGCGTGGGGATCGTGGTCGATCCAAGCAGCAAGCCGCTGACAGTGATGAGCACGATGGTCGGCTCGCCGGCGTACAAGGCCGACATTCTCACCGGCGATCAGCTCCTCAAGATCGACGGCAAGAGCATTGCAGGGCTGAACTCGGAGCGCGTGACCGACAAGATCCGCGGCCCGATTGGCACGACTGTCCGGCTCACGTTGCAGCGAGCGAGCAAGCCGGCGCCGTTCGATATCGCCCTCGAGCGGGCGGAGATCAAGGTCGATTCGGTTCTCGGCGACACTCGCAACGCCGACGATTCGTGGAACTTCCATCTCGAAGGGCATCCCGAGATCGGCTACATCCGAATCAGGACTTTCGGCGATCATACGGTCGAAGAACTCAAGGCAGCGCTGGCCACGCTCGACCCGGTCAAGCTCAAGGGGCTGATCGTCGATTTGCGCTTCAACGGCGGCGGCCGGCTCGACGCGGCCGTCGATGTGTGCGGCGAGTTCATTCCGTCGGGAAAGACGGTCGTGACCACCCGCGGCCGCGACGGGCGAATCCAGACCGACGACCGCTCGACCGGTCCCGGCACGTACACCGGTTTTCCCATGGTTGTGCTGGTGAACTCGATGAGCGCGAGCGCCAGCGAAATCGTCGCCGCCTGCTTGCAGGATTATCACCGGGCCGCGATCGCCGGCCAGCGGTCATACGGCAAGGGGACGGTGCAGAAGGTCTTGCCGGTGGAAGGGAATCAAGGGGTCTTGAAGCTCACCACCGCGACCTATTGGCGCCCCAGCAACAAAAACATCCATCGCGACAAAGACGCCAAGGAGACGGACGAATGGGGCGTCATGCCCGATGAGGGGTTGGCCGTCCCGTTGAGCAAGGAGCAAACCGCAACGATGATCACGAAACGCACCGAGCGCGACGTCGTTCACCGCGCCCAGCCCCACGCCGCCGGTGCTTATGTCGATCCGCAGCTCCAGCGGGCGATCGAATACCTGGAAAAGCACGAGACCGTCGCGGCAAAGGATTGA
- a CDS encoding dihydroorotate dehydrogenase electron transfer subunit encodes MSHSLEAAFYADRAGYYSVEVLENAPLAKDTWRVRFQCPEMARRIVPGQFLMMRLAGCDDPLLGRPLALYDTAVSPAGEPFGIDVVYLMLGKMTSRLAQFGNGDTLQVWGPLGNGFQHEPVEHLIMVGGGIGQTPFMALAKEYLGERRYGDPPRVIPRAQRVTLCYGARRSEYLAGVEDFRRLGVEVHISTDDGSAGHHGFVTELLRQVLDTTEIAPPAGVDANDAIGGARRIVACGPVPMMKAVAQIARAAAVPCQVSLETPMACGIGICFTCVAKVREPNGNEWDYRRTCVEGPVFDAERIVWD; translated from the coding sequence ATGAGCCATTCGTTGGAGGCGGCTTTCTACGCCGATCGGGCCGGATACTATTCGGTCGAGGTGCTGGAGAACGCTCCGCTGGCCAAGGACACTTGGCGAGTGCGCTTTCAGTGCCCCGAGATGGCGCGGCGGATCGTGCCGGGGCAGTTCCTCATGATGCGGTTGGCCGGCTGCGATGACCCGCTGCTCGGCAGGCCCCTCGCGCTCTACGATACGGCCGTCTCACCGGCCGGAGAGCCGTTCGGCATCGACGTGGTCTACCTGATGCTTGGCAAAATGACGAGCCGGCTGGCGCAGTTCGGCAACGGAGACACGCTGCAAGTCTGGGGACCGCTCGGAAACGGCTTTCAGCATGAGCCGGTCGAGCATTTGATCATGGTCGGCGGCGGTATCGGGCAAACGCCGTTCATGGCTCTGGCCAAAGAGTATCTCGGCGAGCGCCGCTATGGCGACCCGCCCCGCGTGATCCCTCGCGCCCAGCGCGTCACACTCTGCTATGGCGCCAGGCGGAGCGAGTATCTGGCTGGGGTCGAAGATTTCCGGCGACTCGGCGTCGAGGTGCATATCAGCACCGACGACGGCTCGGCCGGTCATCATGGCTTCGTGACCGAACTGCTGCGGCAGGTGCTCGATACGACCGAAATCGCGCCGCCCGCCGGTGTCGACGCGAACGATGCGATTGGCGGCGCGCGGCGAATCGTGGCCTGCGGGCCGGTCCCGATGATGAAAGCAGTGGCCCAGATCGCCCGAGCGGCCGCCGTTCCCTGCCAGGTGTCGCTCGAGACTCCGATGGCCTGCGGGATCGGCATCTGCTTCACCTGCGTCGCCAAAGTGCGCGAGCCGAACGGCAACGAATGGGACTACCGCCGCACCTGCGTCGAAGGGCCGGTGTTCGATGCGGAGCGAATCGTCTGGGATTGA
- a CDS encoding pseudouridine synthase — translation MSDRFQPRSRNSTKNQSKPLRRRGKASAAGGGASALRLMHPTGSTHASDAADPAGGTERLQKVLAAAGIGSRRKCEELIRAGRITVDGRTVTELGTKVDPDEVEIRVDGEPLPRTKRLYYLVNKPTGVVSTNRDPSGRRRVIDLLPFPERLFTVGRLDLSSEGLILVTNDGELANLLAHPRYGVEKTYHAQVVGVPEPEVLDRLRQGVHLAEGFAHAKRVSVKSQHKQSALLEIVLDEGRNREVRRLLARVGHKVLRLKRVALGPLRLADLPPGEFRPLKRDEVRALKEAARASIRAGGADPQQAVGSRQEAIARSRASVRADGASPDVSATIATVRVPHSKPGPSPAGRKRFASRRHAPRRSSCHPVTLSTSQQRFSARREPPR, via the coding sequence ATGTCTGATCGTTTCCAACCTCGTTCCCGGAATTCGACCAAGAACCAATCCAAGCCACTCCGTCGCAGGGGCAAGGCGTCGGCGGCGGGCGGCGGTGCGTCAGCGCTGCGCTTGATGCACCCTACGGGCTCGACGCACGCTTCGGATGCCGCGGACCCGGCCGGAGGAACGGAGCGGCTGCAGAAGGTGCTGGCCGCCGCGGGGATCGGCAGCCGGCGCAAATGCGAGGAGTTGATTCGTGCGGGCCGGATCACGGTGGATGGCCGCACCGTCACTGAACTGGGCACCAAGGTCGATCCGGACGAAGTCGAGATTCGCGTCGATGGCGAGCCCCTTCCGCGGACGAAACGGCTTTATTATCTCGTGAACAAGCCGACGGGCGTCGTCTCGACCAATCGCGATCCGTCGGGGCGGCGGCGCGTGATCGATCTCTTGCCGTTCCCCGAACGGCTCTTCACCGTCGGGCGGCTCGACTTGTCGAGCGAAGGGTTGATCCTTGTGACCAACGACGGTGAGCTGGCCAATCTGCTGGCCCATCCGCGCTACGGCGTCGAGAAGACGTATCATGCACAAGTCGTCGGAGTGCCCGAGCCGGAGGTGCTCGATCGATTGCGGCAGGGAGTGCACCTGGCCGAGGGCTTTGCCCACGCCAAGCGCGTGAGCGTGAAGAGCCAGCACAAGCAGAGCGCGCTGCTGGAAATCGTGCTCGACGAAGGCCGCAATCGCGAAGTTCGTCGCCTGCTGGCCCGCGTCGGGCACAAAGTGCTGCGACTGAAGCGAGTGGCCCTCGGGCCGCTGCGGCTGGCCGACTTGCCACCCGGGGAGTTTCGTCCGCTGAAGCGAGACGAGGTGCGGGCTCTCAAGGAAGCGGCGCGGGCTTCAATTCGGGCCGGAGGAGCCGATCCGCAACAAGCGGTCGGCAGTCGGCAGGAGGCGATTGCCAGGAGTCGGGCTTCGGTTCGCGCTGACGGAGCGAGCCCGGACGTTTCGGCCACAATCGCGACAGTGAGAGTTCCTCATTCCAAGCCGGGGCCGAGTCCAGCGGGACGGAAGCGCTTTGCGAGCCGCCGCCACGCGCCGCGCCGGTCATCTTGTCACCCTGTCACCTTGTCAACCAGTCAACAACGCTTCTCCGCTCGCCGGGAGCCGCCTCGATGA